A window from Thermodesulforhabdus norvegica encodes these proteins:
- a CDS encoding FmdE family protein yields MDLPPDDFKKCVEFHGHVCPGLVMGYKATKAAMEWLEERRSEDEEIVAIVENDACFVDAVQVLSGCTFGKGNFIFCDYGKMAVTFLSRSTGKGIRVSLKGAVVPSSPEHRELFQKIQEGRATQEEHDRFRQLHEERSKLLMEKRPEDLFFLEEVSIPLPPKARIEPSEVCELCGEPTMRTKMVILESKRICRACAAREQGKSVYPCAK; encoded by the coding sequence ATGGATCTACCACCGGATGATTTCAAAAAATGCGTGGAGTTTCACGGGCATGTTTGTCCCGGTCTGGTCATGGGTTATAAGGCCACTAAGGCTGCTATGGAATGGCTCGAAGAGCGGCGTTCTGAAGATGAGGAAATCGTTGCAATTGTCGAAAACGATGCCTGTTTTGTGGATGCCGTTCAGGTGCTTTCGGGTTGTACCTTCGGTAAAGGCAACTTTATCTTTTGCGACTACGGCAAAATGGCCGTTACCTTTCTCAGCAGGAGCACGGGAAAAGGTATTCGCGTTAGCCTTAAGGGCGCCGTCGTCCCTTCCAGTCCTGAACACCGTGAACTTTTCCAGAAGATCCAGGAAGGCAGGGCTACTCAAGAAGAGCACGATAGATTCAGGCAATTGCACGAAGAGCGTAGCAAACTTCTTATGGAAAAAAGGCCTGAGGATTTGTTCTTTCTTGAGGAAGTATCCATACCTCTACCCCCTAAGGCCAGGATCGAGCCTTCTGAGGTGTGCGAGCTTTGCGGGGAACCCACGATGAGAACAAAAATGGTGATTTTGGAATCTAAAAGAATCTGTCGGGCCTGCGCAGCCAGAGAGCAGGGCAAATCGGTTTATCCCTGTGCAAAATGA
- a CDS encoding aspartate carbamoyltransferase catalytic subunit, producing MYLRKDLLGLEELTAEEITHILDLAASLKEINERPIKKVPTLRGKTVIHLFYEPSTRTRMSFDIAAKRLSADTYAISTTTSSIVKGETFLDTVKNLEAMRPDIFVIRHPVSGVPHRIASVTKAGVINAGDGMHEHPTQALLDMFTIRSHKGFLKDLNVLIVGDILHSRVARSNIWGLTKMGARVTLCGPSTLVPREFEGIPGVRICQNLDDAISYADVIMVLRLQRERQDQNFITTLREYSVMFGLSLKRLERAKEDVLIMHPGPMNRGVEIDPEVADGPYSVILDQVTNGVAVRMAVLYILAQRSVGEE from the coding sequence ATGTATCTCAGAAAGGACCTTCTCGGACTTGAGGAACTTACAGCCGAAGAAATCACCCATATTCTCGATCTTGCCGCATCACTGAAAGAAATCAACGAGCGCCCGATCAAAAAGGTCCCCACCCTGAGAGGTAAGACTGTAATTCATCTCTTTTACGAACCCAGCACTAGAACCAGAATGTCCTTCGACATTGCAGCAAAACGCCTTAGCGCGGATACCTATGCAATATCAACGACCACCAGCTCCATAGTTAAAGGGGAAACCTTTCTGGACACGGTCAAAAACCTTGAAGCAATGAGACCCGACATTTTCGTTATCCGCCATCCCGTCTCGGGTGTTCCCCATCGTATAGCTTCGGTGACGAAAGCCGGGGTTATCAATGCCGGAGACGGAATGCACGAACACCCCACGCAGGCTCTTCTGGATATGTTCACCATCAGAAGCCATAAGGGATTTTTGAAAGATTTGAATGTCCTGATCGTAGGGGACATCCTGCACAGCAGGGTTGCCAGATCTAACATCTGGGGCCTCACAAAGATGGGTGCGAGGGTCACTCTGTGCGGCCCTTCGACTCTGGTGCCCCGGGAATTCGAAGGAATTCCGGGAGTCCGAATATGTCAAAACCTGGACGATGCCATCTCCTATGCCGATGTGATAATGGTCTTAAGGCTTCAGCGGGAGCGCCAGGATCAAAACTTTATAACGACCCTGCGCGAATACTCCGTCATGTTCGGGCTCTCGTTAAAGAGGCTTGAGCGGGCCAAAGAAGATGTCCTGATTATGCATCCGGGTCCCATGAATCGCGGTGTGGAGATAGACCCTGAGGTGGCCGACGGTCCTTATTCGGTTATTCTTGATCAGGTGACCAACGGTGTTGCTGTAAGAATGGCTGTTCTTTACATTCTGGCTCAAAGATCCGTTGGAGAAGAGTGA
- the greA gene encoding transcription elongation factor GreA, which yields MDFVPITKEGYERLKKELERLQREERPRVIKAIEEARGHGDLSENAEYEAAKERQALVEAQINDLCDKLSRCRIIEDFDRSEDRVTFGCTVVVEDVDTGATERYRLVGPYEAQVERGSISITSPIGKALLGREVGDEVEVKTPKGIRRLEILSVEWNHNGK from the coding sequence ATGGATTTCGTACCAATTACGAAAGAAGGATATGAGAGGTTAAAAAAAGAGCTGGAGAGGCTTCAGCGAGAAGAGCGTCCCAGGGTTATAAAGGCTATAGAGGAAGCCAGAGGTCATGGAGATCTTTCGGAAAATGCCGAGTATGAGGCGGCAAAGGAACGGCAGGCTCTTGTGGAAGCGCAGATAAATGATCTCTGTGATAAGCTTTCCAGATGCCGAATTATCGAAGACTTTGACAGAAGTGAGGATAGGGTTACCTTTGGCTGTACCGTGGTTGTGGAAGATGTGGACACAGGGGCTACGGAAAGGTATCGCCTTGTGGGACCCTATGAAGCTCAGGTGGAACGGGGTTCGATTTCGATTACCTCCCCCATTGGAAAGGCCTTGCTGGGGAGGGAAGTGGGGGATGAGGTTGAGGTGAAGACGCCCAAGGGAATTCGAAGGCTGGAGATTCTTTCTGTAGAGTGGAATCACAACGGGAAGTAG
- a CDS encoding single-stranded-DNA-specific exonuclease RecJ, with the protein MISPEWVINHRQIPSDVDEVISILVKSRAGEREDEFLHPHLSGLKSYMEIKNLDEGARLLVSHLERGHRVVLVGDYDCDGITSIAQLVWFFRDIGYGNFETIIPTREEGYGIPLRALEQHAGAPLFLAVDCGTHDVEMIGALKDSGSDVVVIDHHEVTDPSRIAPATVLINPKQPGCPSRFKDLCSSGLTLLFLIRVRQMLDGRWPYPTLDGRYQSLAALGTIADVMPLTGANRIIAKAGLERINEDRFPPIRILRDVAGLSSRTINAGSVGFYLAPRINAAGRVGDPATALSLLTATEIDDMNRAARELNRLNTARQLEESKILRRISMYLKTRRIKNRTLVIAGRGWHPGVVGIVASRVIQNFHYGPVIIGTVNDEGVVRASGRSIPGFDICRALQECDEFLIRWGGHEAAAGLTLHLDMLSEFRKKFEAFASGLPGDIFIPKLNIDLEIPRELIRDELVDHLSLFEPHGPGNPLPLFVTRNCLLENVKPFGTEERHLSLSFAGGLKGIVWRARDKGFAPALTPGVFCDVAYHLELDPYTDLPRMIVRDVKIRK; encoded by the coding sequence ATGATTTCTCCAGAGTGGGTCATAAACCACCGACAGATCCCCTCTGATGTTGACGAAGTTATATCGATCCTCGTTAAAAGTCGTGCCGGAGAAAGAGAGGATGAATTTCTGCATCCTCATCTTTCCGGCCTGAAAAGCTACATGGAAATTAAGAATCTGGATGAGGGAGCCAGGCTTCTTGTTTCCCACTTAGAACGGGGTCACAGAGTGGTTCTGGTGGGAGATTACGATTGCGACGGGATAACATCGATAGCGCAACTCGTCTGGTTCTTCCGGGACATAGGTTACGGGAATTTTGAAACAATTATTCCCACCAGAGAAGAAGGGTACGGCATACCTTTAAGAGCCCTTGAGCAACATGCAGGTGCTCCGCTCTTTCTGGCGGTGGACTGCGGAACCCACGATGTCGAGATGATCGGTGCCCTGAAAGATAGCGGATCAGACGTCGTCGTCATTGACCATCATGAAGTAACGGATCCTTCCAGAATAGCCCCGGCCACGGTGCTCATAAACCCCAAGCAGCCGGGCTGTCCGTCCCGCTTCAAGGACCTATGTTCGTCCGGTCTTACCCTTTTGTTTCTCATCCGGGTCAGGCAGATGCTGGACGGACGATGGCCTTATCCCACTCTAGACGGCCGTTACCAGAGCCTCGCGGCTCTTGGAACCATAGCCGATGTAATGCCCCTTACCGGAGCCAATCGGATTATTGCGAAGGCGGGACTGGAAAGGATCAACGAAGACAGATTCCCGCCGATAAGAATACTCAGAGATGTTGCCGGCCTCTCCTCCAGAACCATAAATGCGGGATCCGTGGGCTTTTATCTGGCCCCGCGGATAAATGCCGCCGGAAGAGTCGGAGATCCCGCGACGGCACTGTCCCTCCTTACCGCAACGGAAATCGACGACATGAATAGAGCCGCCAGAGAGCTGAACCGCCTTAACACGGCACGCCAGCTTGAGGAAAGTAAAATCCTTCGCCGCATTTCAATGTATCTTAAGACTCGCAGGATAAAAAACCGCACCCTGGTTATAGCCGGTAGAGGCTGGCATCCGGGTGTCGTCGGTATTGTCGCGTCCCGGGTCATTCAGAATTTTCACTACGGACCTGTAATAATCGGGACCGTCAACGATGAGGGTGTTGTGAGGGCTTCGGGCCGCAGCATTCCCGGATTTGACATCTGCAGAGCACTTCAGGAATGTGATGAATTCCTTATCAGATGGGGCGGTCATGAAGCGGCGGCAGGGCTTACCTTACATCTCGATATGCTGTCGGAATTTCGAAAGAAATTCGAAGCCTTTGCTTCAGGTCTTCCCGGCGACATATTTATCCCTAAGCTGAACATCGATCTGGAAATTCCCCGGGAGCTTATAAGGGACGAACTGGTTGATCATCTGTCGCTCTTTGAGCCTCACGGCCCCGGAAATCCCCTGCCTCTTTTTGTGACAAGAAACTGCCTGCTGGAAAATGTCAAACCCTTTGGAACCGAAGAGCGACACTTAAGTCTCAGCTTTGCAGGAGGCCTTAAGGGGATAGTCTGGCGGGCCAGGGATAAGGGTTTTGCACCGGCACTGACGCCGGGGGTTTTCTGCGATGTGGCCTATCATCTGGAACTGGACCCTTACACCGATCTACCTCGCATGATCGTAAGAGACGTAAAGATAAGAAAGTAA
- a CDS encoding nicotinate phosphoribosyltransferase, translated as MSYIGRLYDPVLATDLYELTMAASYFREGKKGIATFSLHIRDYPPNRAYFVAAGLASFLEILGDFRFSGDAIDYLRSLGKFDEDFLSYLKSFRFTGSVRALPEGTIFFAQEPLVEITAPIIEGQILETIVMNTFHVETLIASKAARCVAAAGGRGLVDFSLRRTHGIDAGVKTARSSYLVGFLGTSNVLAGRLYGIPVFGTMAHSYITSFDREIDAFMAYARSFPENTVLLLDTYDTLKAAEKAVEVARYLENRGYRLRGVRLDSGDLVELSRRVKDIFVKNGMDYVSIMASGSLDEFALEELIKSGAHIDAVGIGTKLGVSADAPYLDLAYKLVEYEGKPILKLSPGKRTWVGRKQVYRYFDGRGQMSHDVLTLMEDKREGMPLLRDVVINGQILHNPTLDEARANFAEQFSSLPEEYRSIRPDVKYRVEIGEPLLRLEERVAREKLRDQLRG; from the coding sequence ATGAGTTACATAGGGCGCCTATACGATCCGGTGCTTGCTACAGACCTTTACGAATTGACCATGGCGGCCAGCTATTTCAGAGAAGGTAAAAAGGGAATCGCCACCTTCAGTCTGCATATTCGAGACTACCCACCAAACAGAGCCTACTTCGTAGCCGCAGGGCTGGCCAGCTTCCTGGAAATTCTCGGGGACTTCAGGTTTTCCGGGGATGCAATAGATTACCTGAGATCACTCGGCAAATTCGATGAAGATTTTTTGAGTTACCTGAAAAGCTTTCGCTTCACCGGTTCTGTTCGTGCCCTTCCTGAAGGCACGATTTTCTTTGCTCAGGAACCCCTGGTGGAAATAACCGCACCCATTATAGAGGGACAGATTCTTGAAACTATCGTCATGAACACATTTCATGTTGAAACCCTGATTGCCAGCAAGGCGGCCCGATGTGTTGCGGCAGCCGGGGGAAGAGGGCTGGTGGATTTTTCTCTGAGACGGACTCACGGGATTGATGCAGGCGTCAAAACCGCCAGATCCAGCTATCTGGTGGGATTTCTGGGTACAAGCAATGTCCTTGCAGGAAGGCTCTACGGTATCCCCGTCTTCGGAACCATGGCTCACTCCTATATAACGAGTTTCGACCGTGAGATTGACGCCTTTATGGCCTATGCCAGGAGCTTTCCAGAAAATACGGTGTTGCTTCTGGACACATACGACACACTGAAGGCGGCCGAGAAGGCAGTAGAAGTTGCAAGATACCTGGAAAACCGGGGTTACAGACTCAGAGGGGTAAGGCTTGACAGCGGCGACCTCGTCGAACTCAGCCGCAGGGTCAAGGACATATTCGTTAAAAACGGCATGGACTATGTTTCCATAATGGCCAGCGGAAGCCTCGACGAGTTTGCCCTTGAAGAACTCATAAAAAGCGGCGCCCACATCGATGCCGTGGGAATAGGCACCAAGCTGGGTGTTTCCGCCGATGCTCCCTATCTGGATCTTGCGTACAAGCTCGTTGAGTACGAAGGCAAACCGATCCTTAAACTTTCTCCCGGAAAGCGGACTTGGGTGGGGAGAAAGCAGGTTTACAGGTACTTTGACGGTAGAGGTCAAATGAGCCACGATGTTTTAACGCTGATGGAGGATAAGCGGGAGGGCATGCCGCTTCTCCGTGATGTTGTCATCAACGGGCAAATTCTACATAATCCTACCCTTGATGAGGCCCGGGCTAACTTTGCCGAGCAGTTTAGTTCACTGCCGGAGGAGTACAGGTCCATAAGGCCTGATGTAAAGTACAGGGTTGAGATAGGAGAGCCTCTCCTGAGGCTTGAAGAAAGGGTAGCCAGAGAAAAACTTAGAGACCAATTAAGAGGGTGA
- a CDS encoding cysteine hydrolase family protein, which produces MEGKRRVLIVVDMLNDFVHPQGALFCGEGARKIIPKVAGLIGEFRNAGDKVIYLQDAHSEDDLEFRLFPRHAVRGSWGSEIVEELKPGEGEPVIPKTRFSGFFRTDLERILEEIKPFEVWVVGVCTSICVMDTVADLRNRDYEVVVPAECVADFDQEMHECALKRMERIYRVRLI; this is translated from the coding sequence ATGGAGGGTAAAAGGCGGGTACTTATAGTCGTTGATATGCTGAACGATTTTGTTCATCCCCAGGGGGCGCTTTTCTGTGGAGAGGGGGCCCGTAAAATCATACCGAAAGTCGCCGGGTTGATCGGGGAGTTCAGAAATGCCGGCGATAAGGTAATCTACCTTCAGGATGCCCATAGCGAAGACGATCTTGAGTTCAGGCTTTTCCCTAGGCATGCCGTTAGAGGATCGTGGGGCAGTGAAATCGTGGAGGAGTTGAAGCCAGGAGAAGGAGAGCCCGTTATTCCGAAAACCCGATTCAGCGGTTTTTTCCGTACCGATCTTGAAAGGATCCTGGAGGAAATAAAGCCTTTCGAGGTCTGGGTTGTGGGTGTGTGCACTTCTATTTGTGTGATGGATACCGTTGCAGATCTTCGCAATAGAGACTATGAAGTTGTCGTGCCGGCAGAATGCGTTGCCGACTTTGACCAGGAAATGCACGAATGCGCTTTGAAGCGTATGGAAAGAATCTACAGGGTGAGACTGATTTAA
- a CDS encoding YbaK/EbsC family protein, with amino-acid sequence MASIQDVKEYLKGFGIEVWEFSRPTSTAEEAAQAVGCSVAEIAKTVLFIVGDVPVAVVTCGDLKVKGALLKKALNLKGKVRFPGRDEVRRFTGYEPGGVCPFLLPDEVKIVIDSSLRRFPRVYAAAGNDRSAVPITVEELIKITDGIEASVCES; translated from the coding sequence ATGGCTTCTATTCAGGATGTCAAAGAGTACCTGAAGGGGTTTGGAATTGAGGTCTGGGAATTTTCCCGGCCCACATCAACGGCTGAAGAAGCCGCCCAGGCCGTGGGATGTAGTGTTGCAGAAATTGCCAAAACCGTGCTCTTTATCGTGGGAGACGTGCCCGTAGCGGTGGTTACATGTGGGGACCTGAAGGTTAAGGGAGCGCTCCTTAAGAAAGCCCTTAACCTTAAGGGCAAAGTTCGTTTTCCCGGGCGTGATGAAGTCAGGAGGTTTACCGGTTATGAGCCCGGAGGAGTTTGTCCTTTTCTGCTTCCCGATGAGGTAAAGATCGTGATTGATTCGTCTCTCAGAAGGTTTCCAAGGGTATATGCTGCTGCGGGAAATGATAGATCGGCCGTTCCCATAACTGTAGAGGAGCTTATAAAGATAACGGACGGAATTGAGGCAAGTGTTTGTGAATCCTAA
- a CDS encoding sigma-54-dependent transcriptional regulator: MKVLVVDDDPGMLEFLGLMLKKRGHEVVTTTDAIKALEMVRSGEKFDVVIADIRMKPVDGLAVLIEVKKHSPETSVVMISAYANEETALQAMNEGAYDYLPKPFQLDELYRILDELAGLKDSEEGEIQCGRYHLHFGLFIGESPAMHRVYDAIRKVALVDSTVLISGESGTGKELVAKAIHRLSRRSKGPFVVVNCGGVPESLIESELFGYKKGAFTGATSDRKGLVEAAHGGTLFLDEIGELTPALQVKLLRLIQEKSIRRIGDTCDIPVDVRIIAATNRDLEQMVLEGSFREDLYYRLNVIPIRLPPLRERREDIPLLAHYFMEKYSSLLGKDVRRISSYALDILRRYDFPGNVRELENIIERGVALEQSRIILPESLTIASGLMMRKKRVESPAPLFGEIPPEGLNLDELLEKVERHYLIEALKQTQGHKQRAAELLGMTFRSFRYRLAKYRIEVPEEDTRETGR; the protein is encoded by the coding sequence ATGAAAGTCCTTGTTGTGGATGACGATCCGGGGATGCTTGAGTTTTTGGGGCTCATGCTGAAGAAACGAGGCCACGAAGTTGTCACCACGACCGATGCCATAAAGGCTCTTGAAATGGTTAGGTCCGGCGAAAAGTTCGATGTTGTCATAGCCGATATACGCATGAAACCCGTTGATGGTCTTGCCGTGCTAATAGAGGTAAAAAAACACAGCCCCGAGACGTCGGTCGTTATGATTTCTGCTTATGCCAACGAAGAAACGGCCCTTCAGGCAATGAACGAAGGGGCCTATGATTACCTGCCCAAACCTTTTCAACTGGACGAACTTTACAGGATACTTGACGAACTCGCAGGACTGAAGGATTCCGAAGAAGGGGAAATCCAGTGCGGTCGCTACCATCTCCATTTTGGCCTTTTTATTGGGGAAAGCCCCGCCATGCACAGAGTCTATGACGCAATCCGTAAGGTGGCCCTGGTCGATAGCACGGTTTTGATAAGCGGGGAAAGCGGGACCGGCAAAGAGCTGGTGGCGAAGGCCATCCACAGGCTGAGCAGGCGTTCAAAGGGTCCCTTCGTGGTGGTAAATTGCGGTGGCGTACCCGAATCGCTAATTGAAAGCGAGCTCTTCGGTTATAAGAAGGGAGCTTTCACCGGTGCCACCTCTGACCGCAAAGGCCTCGTTGAAGCGGCTCACGGTGGGACCCTATTCCTTGACGAAATAGGGGAACTAACACCGGCGCTTCAGGTCAAACTGCTGAGGCTAATACAGGAAAAATCGATAAGGCGGATCGGGGATACCTGCGACATACCTGTGGATGTCCGGATAATTGCGGCAACCAATCGAGACCTTGAACAGATGGTCCTTGAAGGATCCTTTAGAGAAGACCTTTATTACAGACTTAACGTAATTCCTATAAGGCTTCCACCGCTCAGAGAACGCCGTGAAGACATTCCTCTGCTTGCCCATTACTTCATGGAAAAGTATTCTTCCCTTCTCGGTAAAGATGTTCGACGTATCTCTTCTTATGCCCTTGACATATTAAGGAGGTATGATTTCCCCGGAAATGTGAGGGAGCTGGAAAACATTATAGAACGAGGGGTTGCCCTGGAGCAGTCCAGAATAATTCTCCCGGAAAGCCTCACCATTGCTTCGGGCTTGATGATGCGGAAAAAGAGGGTTGAATCTCCTGCGCCTCTTTTCGGAGAGATTCCACCCGAGGGACTCAATCTCGACGAGTTGCTGGAAAAAGTGGAACGGCATTACCTGATCGAGGCACTTAAGCAGACTCAGGGGCATAAACAGAGAGCGGCAGAATTACTGGGAATGACTTTCAGATCCTTTAGGTATAGACTTGCTAAGTACCGGATAGAGGTGCCGGAAGAAGATACACGGGAAACAGGGAGGTAA
- a CDS encoding TetR/AcrR family transcriptional regulator — protein sequence MTGEAPTRVFLKLSTEKQQRIIKEAIHEFSRYGFHRASMNRLVERLGIAKGSLFQYFGSKEGLFQFVFDRCVSMAKDALRKIKSGNSGDASFYDKIRATAWAGIKFARENPEVYGLYLRLLFQEDFPLRDSLIRKLHIFSAEYLKHLILEGIERGEISPEIDVSTAVFFLDAVLDRFVQAYFVEFWDAESGIFRAEDEVLQNKIDNLVKIIARGFKGYNSES from the coding sequence ATGACTGGTGAGGCGCCCACCAGGGTTTTTTTGAAGCTTTCCACAGAAAAACAGCAACGCATTATCAAAGAAGCCATTCACGAGTTTTCCCGTTACGGGTTCCACAGAGCCAGCATGAACCGGCTGGTGGAAAGATTGGGAATCGCAAAGGGTTCCTTATTCCAGTACTTCGGAAGCAAGGAAGGTTTGTTTCAGTTCGTCTTTGATCGCTGCGTCTCAATGGCTAAAGATGCTCTGAGAAAGATCAAAAGTGGTAACAGCGGTGATGCGTCCTTTTACGATAAAATAAGGGCAACCGCCTGGGCGGGTATAAAATTTGCCAGAGAAAATCCGGAAGTCTACGGGCTCTATCTAAGACTGCTGTTTCAGGAAGATTTTCCCTTAAGGGACAGCCTCATAAGAAAACTTCACATCTTTTCTGCCGAGTACCTGAAGCACCTGATTCTGGAAGGCATTGAAAGAGGCGAAATATCTCCGGAGATAGACGTTTCAACGGCGGTTTTCTTCCTAGATGCTGTGCTGGACCGCTTCGTGCAGGCCTACTTCGTTGAATTCTGGGATGCCGAGTCCGGCATTTTCCGGGCGGAGGACGAGGTTTTGCAAAATAAAATCGATAATCTGGTAAAGATCATCGCCAGGGGCTTTAAAGGGTATAATTCCGAGAGCTGA
- a CDS encoding dihydroorotase has translation MERMYVSALSSAPMLNLLIKNVRIIDPSRPDCGEDGFTGDLLIRDGVLVALGKEIKGSPEATVLDGRGLWCLPGLVDMHVHLREPGEEYKETVETGTRAAVAGGFVAVACMPNTTPPNDDPSVTAYILEKADKSGACRVYPVAGITRGLLGDELTEMGLLLQAGAVAFSDDGNPVMNSRVMRRALEYAAQFDATVISHCEDKNLSGGGVINEGSVSVRLGLRGIPRVAESVMVARDVALADYTGSRVHIAHVSTAESVRIIREARGRGVKVTAETAPHYFTLTEDSIVASNYDPLFKVNPPLRTERDVEAIKQALADGIIDVIATDHAPHSVMEKDVEFDYAAFGMVGLEVALPLCLNLIREGVMSPAALVRAMSVNPCNILGIPPKVLQEGERVSLTLVDPEAEWIVDVNSFFSKGKNCPFAGWKVKGRSELTVCEGRVVFARERCIGIISR, from the coding sequence ATGGAAAGAATGTACGTATCGGCATTAAGCAGTGCTCCGATGCTGAACCTTTTGATAAAAAATGTCAGGATAATTGATCCCTCAAGGCCCGATTGCGGTGAAGACGGCTTTACGGGAGATTTGCTGATAAGGGATGGGGTTCTCGTAGCCCTGGGGAAGGAGATAAAGGGCTCTCCCGAAGCAACCGTTCTGGACGGGAGGGGATTGTGGTGTCTCCCGGGGCTTGTTGACATGCACGTTCATCTAAGAGAGCCCGGCGAAGAGTACAAAGAAACGGTTGAAACGGGCACTCGTGCCGCCGTTGCCGGTGGTTTTGTAGCCGTGGCGTGCATGCCCAACACGACCCCCCCCAATGACGATCCTTCCGTTACCGCTTACATTCTCGAAAAAGCTGATAAGTCGGGGGCATGCAGAGTATACCCCGTAGCCGGTATCACCAGAGGACTCCTCGGGGATGAACTCACCGAGATGGGATTACTGCTTCAGGCCGGTGCGGTGGCCTTTTCCGACGACGGGAACCCTGTCATGAATTCTCGGGTAATGAGACGGGCTCTTGAATACGCGGCTCAATTTGACGCGACCGTCATCAGCCACTGCGAGGATAAGAATCTTTCCGGAGGAGGGGTGATAAACGAGGGGAGTGTCTCAGTCCGGCTGGGTCTCAGAGGGATCCCGCGAGTGGCCGAATCCGTAATGGTTGCAAGAGACGTGGCCCTTGCGGACTACACAGGGAGCAGGGTGCACATCGCCCATGTCAGCACGGCCGAATCGGTCAGAATCATACGGGAAGCTAGAGGACGAGGGGTAAAGGTCACGGCAGAAACGGCTCCTCATTATTTTACGCTCACAGAAGACTCGATTGTAGCGTCCAATTATGATCCCCTTTTCAAGGTGAACCCACCTCTGAGAACAGAGCGGGATGTGGAAGCAATAAAACAAGCTCTCGCCGATGGGATTATCGATGTCATCGCAACGGATCACGCCCCTCACAGCGTAATGGAAAAAGACGTGGAATTCGATTATGCCGCTTTCGGTATGGTCGGCCTTGAGGTGGCACTGCCTCTCTGTCTCAATTTGATTAGAGAAGGTGTGATGTCACCGGCTGCATTGGTCAGGGCAATGAGCGTAAATCCCTGCAACATCCTGGGAATTCCTCCGAAGGTTTTGCAGGAGGGCGAACGGGTTTCGCTGACGCTGGTCGATCCGGAGGCGGAATGGATTGTGGATGTGAACTCCTTTTTTTCAAAAGGGAAAAATTGTCCCTTTGCGGGGTGGAAGGTGAAAGGCCGTAGTGAGTTAACGGTCTGTGAAGGCAGGGTCGTTTTTGCCAGGGAGAGGTGCATTGGAATAATTAGCAGGTGA